The Henckelia pumila isolate YLH828 chromosome 2, ASM3356847v2, whole genome shotgun sequence genome includes a window with the following:
- the LOC140879592 gene encoding serine/threonine-protein phosphatase PP1 isozyme 9-like isoform X2 gives MMTMEGMMDGGVLDDIIRRLLEGKGGKQVQLSETEIRQLCINARQIFLSQPTLLKLRAPVRIGGDVHGQYQDLLRLFERGGYPPEANYLFLGDYVDRGKQSLETICLLLAYKIRYPDKIFLLRGNHEDAKINRIYGFYDECKRRFNVRLWKIFSECFNCLPVAAVIDEKILCMHGGLSPELKRLEQIKKIPRPTDIPDNGLLCDLLWSDPDPRVVGWSESDRGVSCTFGPDAVAKFLDDNDLDLICRGHQVVEDGYEFFAQRRLVTIFSAPNYGGEFDNVGAVMSVDKSLVCSFDILKPAANTSKSPLKKPPKIGTS, from the exons ATGATGACAATGGAGGGAATGATGGATGGTGGGGTGTTGGATGATATCATCCGCCGTTTGTTGGAAGGGAAGGGCGGGAAACAGGTCCAGCTTTCCGAGACGGAGATCCGCCAACTATGCATCAACGCCCGCCAAATCTTCCTCTCTCAGCCCACTCTACTCAAGCTCCGCGCCCCTGTCAGGATCGGCG GCGATGTACATGGACAATATCAAGACCTGTTGAGGCTCTTTGAACGTGGTGGTTATCCCCCTGAGGCAAATTACTTATTTTTAGGAGATTACGTTGATCGAGGAAAGCAAAGTTTAGAGACTATATGCTTACTATTGGCTTACAAGATAAGGTATCCGGATAAAATTTTCCTTTTGCGAGGAAATCATGAAGATGCCAAGATCAACCGTATTTATGGATTTTATGACGAATGCAAAAGGAGATTCAATGTTCGATTGTGGAAGATATTCAGCGAGTGCTTTAATTGTTTGCCGGTAGCTGCAGTCATTGACGAAAAGATACTATGCATGCACGGAGGGCTTTCTCCAGAGTTAAAACGGTTGGAACAGATAAAAAAGATTCCAAGGCCCACTGACATTCCAGACAATGGTCTCCTGTGTGATTTGCTGTGGTCCGATCCTGATCCCAGGGTGGTCGGTTGGTCTGAGAGTGATAGAGGTGTTTCGTGCACTTTCGGGCCAGATGCCGTCGCCAAATTTTTGGATGATAATGACTTGGACCTCATTTGCCGGGGTCATCAG GTGGTGGAGGATGGATACGAGTTCTTTGCTCAAAGAAGACTCGTCACCATATTTTCTGCTCCGAACTACGGTGGAGAGTTTGACAACGTTGGTGCCGTCATGAGTGTCGACAAATCGCTGGTTTGTTCTTTTGATATACTAAAACCTGCCGCAAACACGTCCAAGTCACCTCTCAAAAAG CCACCTAAAATCGGAACCTCGTGA
- the LOC140879592 gene encoding serine/threonine-protein phosphatase PP1 isozyme 9-like isoform X1 produces the protein MMTMEGMMDGGVLDDIIRRLLEGKGGKQVQLSETEIRQLCINARQIFLSQPTLLKLRAPVRIGGDVHGQYQDLLRLFERGGYPPEANYLFLGDYVDRGKQSLETICLLLAYKIRYPDKIFLLRGNHEDAKINRIYGFYDECKRRFNVRLWKIFSECFNCLPVAAVIDEKILCMHGGLSPELKRLEQIKKIPRPTDIPDNGLLCDLLWSDPDPRVVGWSESDRGVSCTFGPDAVAKFLDDNDLDLICRGHQVVEDGYEFFAQRRLVTIFSAPNYGGEFDNVGAVMSVDKSLVCSFDILKPAANTSKSPLKKFCIEKVAPQAGGTQNN, from the exons ATGATGACAATGGAGGGAATGATGGATGGTGGGGTGTTGGATGATATCATCCGCCGTTTGTTGGAAGGGAAGGGCGGGAAACAGGTCCAGCTTTCCGAGACGGAGATCCGCCAACTATGCATCAACGCCCGCCAAATCTTCCTCTCTCAGCCCACTCTACTCAAGCTCCGCGCCCCTGTCAGGATCGGCG GCGATGTACATGGACAATATCAAGACCTGTTGAGGCTCTTTGAACGTGGTGGTTATCCCCCTGAGGCAAATTACTTATTTTTAGGAGATTACGTTGATCGAGGAAAGCAAAGTTTAGAGACTATATGCTTACTATTGGCTTACAAGATAAGGTATCCGGATAAAATTTTCCTTTTGCGAGGAAATCATGAAGATGCCAAGATCAACCGTATTTATGGATTTTATGACGAATGCAAAAGGAGATTCAATGTTCGATTGTGGAAGATATTCAGCGAGTGCTTTAATTGTTTGCCGGTAGCTGCAGTCATTGACGAAAAGATACTATGCATGCACGGAGGGCTTTCTCCAGAGTTAAAACGGTTGGAACAGATAAAAAAGATTCCAAGGCCCACTGACATTCCAGACAATGGTCTCCTGTGTGATTTGCTGTGGTCCGATCCTGATCCCAGGGTGGTCGGTTGGTCTGAGAGTGATAGAGGTGTTTCGTGCACTTTCGGGCCAGATGCCGTCGCCAAATTTTTGGATGATAATGACTTGGACCTCATTTGCCGGGGTCATCAG GTGGTGGAGGATGGATACGAGTTCTTTGCTCAAAGAAGACTCGTCACCATATTTTCTGCTCCGAACTACGGTGGAGAGTTTGACAACGTTGGTGCCGTCATGAGTGTCGACAAATCGCTGGTTTGTTCTTTTGATATACTAAAACCTGCCGCAAACACGTCCAAGTCACCTCTCAAAAAG TTTTGTATAGAGAAAGTTGCGCCTCAAGCAGGGGGAACGCAGAATAACTAG
- the LOC140881945 gene encoding organic cation/carnitine transporter 7 produces MGDDSKTFTVDDALIALGFGNFQVLVLVYAGIGLVSEAMEMMLLSFVGPAVQSAWGLSAREESLITSIVFAGMLVGAYSSGIVSDMYGRRKGFLVTAAITAAAGFVSAFSPNLTFLVILRGLVGIGLGGGPVLSSWFLEFIPAPERGTWMVVFSAFWTIGTILEASIAWFIMPRLGWRWLLALSAIPSMILLIFYCITPESPRYLCMKGRKNDALAILEKMARVNGRQLPSGVLVSDKCIELDEELDELEDTKLISPRENASVRHKYVGSRKSVISLLWMLLSPELVRSTLLLWMVFFGNAFTYYGLVLLTTELNSNHDNCTQTKLQSNNHQDVSYGDVFITSFAEFPGLLLSAATVDKLGRKRSMAAMFFLCSIFLFPLVIHQPQSLTTGLLFGARICITATFTIVYIYAPELYPTSVRTTGVGVASSVGRIGGMICPLVAVALIHWCHQTIAIFLFESVIILSGICVCLFPFETTGRGLSDTVTS; encoded by the exons ATGGGAGATGACAGCAAAACCTTTACCGTTGATGATGCACTTATTGCTTTGGGTTTCGGAAATTTCCAAGTCCTTGTTCTTGTCTATGCTGGGATAGGACTTGTTTCTGAAGCCATGGAAATGATGCTACTATCTTTTGTCGGGCCAGCTGTTCAATCTGCTTGGGGCCTTTCTGCTCGTGAAGAGAGCTTGATAACTAGCATTGTTTTTGCTGGCATGCTAGTTGGAGCCTATTCATCTGGAATTGTTTCGGATATGTATGGGAGGAG GAAAGGGTTCCTTGTCACTGCTGCCATTACAGCTGCAGCTGGTTTTGTAAGTGCATTTTCCCCAAATCTTACTTTTCTGGTCATTCTCCGTGGTTTAGTCGGCATTGGCTTAGGAGGTGGTCCGGTTCTCTCATCTTGGTTTTTAGAATTTATTCCTGCTCCAGAGAGAGGTACATGGATGGTAGTGTTCTCGGCTTTTTGGACAATTGGAACAATTCTTGAAGCTTCTATTGCTTGG TTTATCATGCCAAGATTGGGTTGGAGATGGCTGCTTGCGCTGTCTGCAATTCCTTCCATGATACTTCTTATATTCTATTGCATTACCCCGGAATCTCCCagatatttatgcatgaaaggaAGAAAAAACGATGCACTAGCTATTTTGGAGAAAATGGCAAGAGTAAATGGAAGACAACTCCCTTCAGGTGTTCTTGTTTCTGATAAATGCATTGAACTAGATGAAGAGTTAGATGAATTAGAAGATACAAAGCTGATATCACCTAGAGAAAATGCCAGTGTCCGCCATAAATATGTGGGTTCTCGAAAGAGTGTCATCTCATTGCTATGGATGCTTCTTTCACCTGAATTGGTTAGATCAACTTTACTATTATGGATGGTTTTTTTTGGGAATGCATTCACTTATTACGGGCTCGTTCTGCTGACCACAGAGTTAAACAGCAATCATGACAACTGCACACAGACTAAGTTGCAATCTAATAATCACCAAGATGTTAGTTATGGAGATGTTTTCATTACCAGTTTTGCAG AATTCCCTGGACTTCTTCTATCGGCTGCAACGGTTGACAAACTTGGTCGTAAGCGCTCTATGGCTGCTATGTTCTTCCTCTGCTCCATATTTTTGTTTCCTTTGGTGATACATCAGCCGCAAAGCTTAACAACCGGTCTCCTCTTTGGGGCGCGCATTTGCATCACGGCAACCTTCACAATAGTTTATATATACGCTCCAGAG TTATATCCAACATCTGTTCGAACTACTGGGGTTGGAGTGGCAAGCTCGGTAGGAAGAATTGGTGGAATGATATGCCCTCTCGTCGCAGTAGCTCTCATTCATTGGTGTCATCAGACTATAGCCATCTTTCTATTTGAGAGTGTTATTATTCTTTCAGGGATTTGCGTTTGCCTTTTTCCATTCGAAACGACGGGCCGAGGGTTGAGCGATACTGTAACTTCTTAA
- the LOC140882184 gene encoding pyruvate dehydrogenase E1 component subunit alpha-3, chloroplastic, translating into MACSAAGKIVQPPSINSARSARKSHSTRKIISPSSFLGFTSHPDNLFPVSQTISSPRRRSATVVAVSSDVVKEKKLKNAPLSTPNLLITKEEGLELYEDMILGRAFEDMCAQMYYRGKMFGFVHLYNGQEAVSTGFIKLLTKKDCVVSTYRDHVHALSKGVSARAVMSELFGKTTGCCRGQGGSMHMFSKEHNMLGGFAFIGEGIPVATGAAFTSKYKREVLKEDCDDVTLAFFGDGTCNNGQFFECLNMAALWKLPIVFVVENNLWAIGMSHLRSTSDPQIWKKGPAFGMPGIHVDGMDVLKVREVAKEAIGRARGGEGPTLVECETYRFRGHSLADPDELRDPAEKAHYATRDPITALKKYMIENNLVNEAELKAIEKKIDEVVEEAVEFGDKSPVPARSQLLENVFADPRGFGIGPDGRYRCEDPKFTEGTAQV; encoded by the exons ATGGCTTGTTCTGCAGCAGGCAAGATCGTTCAGCCTCCCTCCATCAATTCTGCTAGATCTGCCCGGAAGTCGCATTCTACCCGTAAAATCATAAGCCCATCATCTTTTCTTGGATTTACATCTCACCCCGACAACCTGTTTCCTGTTAGCCAGACCATTTCGTCTCCTAGGCGCCGATCAGCCACCGTAGTGGCAGTATCCTCTGATGTTGTGAAGGAGAAGAAGCTTAAGAACGCCCCTCTGTCGACCCCCAATCTG TTGATTACAAAAGAAGAGGGGTTGGAATTGTATGAGGACATGATTCTTGGAAGGGCATTTGAGGATATGTGTGCCCAGATGTATTACCGTGGCAAAATGTTTGGATTTGTTCATTTATATAATGGCCAAGAAGCTGTATCTACTGGATTCATCAAGCTCTTGACAAAAAAAGATTGTGTGGTCAGTACTTACCGCGACCATGTACATGCATTGAGCAAAGGGGTCTCAGCTCGGGCTGTGATGAGCGAGCTATTTGGCAAGACTACCGGTTGCTGTAGAGGCCAGGGTGGGTCGATGCACATGTTCTCCAAGGAGCACAACATGCTTGGTGGCTTTGCTTTTATTGGTGAAGGCATTCCCGTAGCAACGGGAGCTGCATTCACTAGCAAGTACAAGAGGGAGGTTTTGAAGGAAGATTGCGATGACGTGACGTTGGCATTCTTTGGAGATGGTACTTGCAACAATGGCCAGTTCTTTGAATGCTTGAACATGGCCGCATTGTGGAAGCTTCCCATTGTGTTTGTTGTTGAGAACAATTTGTGGGCGATAGGTATGTCTCATTTGAGGTCCACCTCTGATCCTCAAATTTGGAAGAAAGGACCTGCATTTGGAATGCCTGGGATCCATGTTGATGGCATGGATGTGTTGAAGGTGAGGGAGGTTGCAAAGGAGGCTATTGGCAGGGCTAGAGGAGGCGAGGGTCCAACATTGGTCGAATGTGAAACTTATAGGTTCAGAGGACACTCTTTGGCTGATCCCGATGAGCTCCGTGACCCAG CTGAGAAGGCTCACTATGCCACAAGAGACCCCATTACTGCATTGAAGAAGTACATGATAGAAAACAATTTGGTAAATGAAGCCGAGCTAAAGGCCATAGAGAAGAAGATTGACGAGGTAGTTGAAGAGGCTGTTGAATTCGGTGATAAAAGCCCAGTTCCAGCTCGCAGTCAGCTGCTAGAGAATGTATTTGCAGATCCTCGGGGCTTTGGTATTGGGCCCGATGGAAGATACAGATGTGAGGATCCTAAATTTACTGAAGGCACTGCTCAGGTCTAA
- the LOC140881318 gene encoding SEC1 family transport protein SLY1, whose amino-acid sequence MALNLRRKQTECIIRMLNLNQAVSNAGGTANEEVYKILIYDRFCQDILSPIIHVKDLRKHGVTLYFLLDKDRNPVHDVPAVYFLQPTPHNIQRVVADASRGLYDAFHLNFSSSIPRPLLEDLATGTTQSDSIQRISKVHDQYLEFVTLEDNLFSLANKNCYVQLNDPSAGDKEIEETIEKIVAGLFCVLATLAVVPVITCPRGGPAEMVASLLDQRLRDHLLAKNNLFTEGGNFTSSFQRPILCLFDRNLELSAAIQHDFRYKPLVHDVLGLRLNRLNVKGEKGGMKTYELDHSDPFWTANWSLEFPEVAVEIETQLSKYKKDVEEVNRRTGGGDGTEFDGTDLIGNTKHLMNAVNSLPELTDRKQVIDKHTNIATSLLGEIKERSLDSYAKKESEMMVRGAIDRNDLLALLKSKGTNMDKLRFAIMYLISTENTPQSEVEAVEAALRESEVDSSAFQYVKKIKALNVSLASANSASKSNIVDWAEKLYGQSISAVTAGVKNLLSSDHQLALTRTVEAVMEGKPNPEIESYLVFDPRAPKSGSSGSLLRGPFKDAIVFMIGGGNYVEYGSLQEFARRQQPVKHVLYGSTEILTGAEFVEQLALLGQKMGFGSSIPAPAH is encoded by the exons ATGGCGCTAAATCTCCGTCGGAAGCAAACAG AGTGCATCATCCGGATGTTGAATCTGAACCAAGCGGTGAGCAACGCCGGTGGAACCGCTAACGAGGAGGTGTACAAGATCCTGATCTACGACAGGTTTTGCCAAGACATACTTTCGCCCATCATCCATGTCAAGGACCTTCGCAAGCATGGCGTCACCCTCTACTTCCTCCTCGACAAGGATCGGAACCCGGTGCACGATGTCCCCGCGGTGTACTTCCTTCAGCCGACGCCTCATAACATTCAACGTGTGGTCGCCGACGCCTCCAGAGGGCTTTACGATGCATTCCACCTCAATTTCTCATCCTCGATCCCCAGGCCCCTGCTCGAGGACCTTGCTACTG GAACAACTCAATCTGATTCAATTCAGAGAATTTCGAAGGTGCATGACCAGTATTTGGAGTTTGTAACCCTAGAGGATAACTTATTTTCTCTCGCCAACAAGAATTGTTATGTTCAGTTAAATGATCCGTCAGCTGGAGATAAAGAGATCGAGGAAACAATAGAAAAGATTGTAGCAGGGCTGTTCTGTGTTTTGGCGACACTTGCAGTTGTGCCAGTTATTACCTGTCCCCGTGGTGGGCCAGCTGAGATGGTTGCATCCTTACTGGATCAGAGATTGCGAGACCATTTGTTGGCAAAGAACAATTTGTTCACCGAGGGTGGTAACTTTACTAGCTCATTTCAGAGGcctattttatgtttattcgaTAGGAATTTGGAGCTATCTGCGGCTATACAACATGATTTTAGGTATAAGCCACTCGTTCATGATGTGCTTGGTTTGAGGCTGAATAGATTAAATGTAAAAGGGGAGAAAGGGGGAATGAAAACATATGAATTAGATCACTCGGATCCATTCTGGACGGCTAATTGGTCGTTAGAGTTTCCAGAAGTGGCCGTGGAAATCGAGACGCAATTAAGCAAATATAAGAAAGATGTTGAGGAGGTAAATAGGCGTACAGGTGGCGGAGATGGGACTGAATTTGATGGGACAGATTTGATTGGAAACACCAAGCATCTGATGAATGCCGTAAATTCACTCCCTGAATTGACTGACCGGAAGCAAGTTATCGACAAGCACACTAATATTGCTACTTCGTTGTTGGGTGAGATCAAGGAGAGGTCTCTTGATTCTTATGCTAAAAAGGAGAGTGAAATGATGGTCCGAGGTGCAATCGACCGGAATGACCTTCTTGCATTGCTCAAGAGCAAAGGTACTAACATGGACAAATTGCGATTTGCTATCATGTATCTTATTTCAACGGAAAATACCCCTCAATCAGAAGTTGAAGCTGTGGAAGCGGCACTGAGAGAGTCTGAGGTTGATTCTAGTGCTTTTCAGTATGTTAAGAAGATAAAAGCATTAAATGTTTCATTGGCCTCAGCTAATTCTGCCAGTAAGAGTAATATTGTTGATTGGGCCGAAAAACTCTATGGGCAGTCAATTAGTGCAGTAACTGCTGGAGTGAAAAATTTGTTGTCTAGCGATCATCAATTGGCTCTGACAAGAACAGTCGAGGCAGTAATGGAGGGGAAACCAAATCCTGAAATTGAATCTTATCTTGTGTTTGATCCCCGTGCTCCCAAATCAGGGTCAAGCGGCAGCCTCCTAAGAGGTCCATTCAAAGATGCTATCGTATTCATGATTGGTGGTGGAAATTATGTAGAGTATGGGAGTTTACAAGAATTTGCACGCCGCCAGCAACCTGTAAAGCATGTTTTGTATGGATCAACTGAGATTCTCACGGGAGCTGAGTTTGTCGAGCAACTTGCTTTGCTGGGGCAAAAAATGGGTTTTGGAAGCAGTATCCCTGCTCCAGCCCATTAG
- the LOC140880301 gene encoding UDP-N-acetylglucosamine diphosphorylase 1-like, translating into MKEPVTTDYSSPQPPLQLRERLKDYGQEDVFAFWDELSPEERLLLVQDIQSVDLPRIDRIVRCSFRSRGIPAAPVELLPESTVSTVEKRTMEERERWWKTGVKAISNGKLGVLLLSGGQGTRLGSSEPKGCFNIGLPSGKSLFQLQAERILCIERLAAQSVNEGSVSSTPIHWYIMTSPFTDEPTRKFFESHKYFGLEADQVTFFQQGTIPCVSRDGRFIMETPFKVAKSPDGNGGIYSALKSSRLLEDMAARGIKYLDCYGVDNALVRVADPTFLGYFIEKGVAAAAKVVRKAYPQEKVGVFVRRGKGGPVSVVEYSELDPSLASAINQETGRLRFCWSNVCLHMFTLDFLNQVADGLEKDSVYHLAEKNIPSIHGHVNGYKLEQFIFDAFPYAPSTALFEVPREEEFAPVKNANGSNFDTPDSARLLVLRLHTRWVVAAGGFLTHSVPLYATGVEVSPLCSYAGENLEAICRGRTFHAPCEIGY; encoded by the exons ATGAAGGAACCCGTCACCACCGATTATTCCTCCCCGCAGCCGCCGCTGCAGCTGCGCGAGAGGCTCAAAGATTACGGCCAAGAAGACGTTTTTGCCTTCTGGGATGAGCTCTCCCCTGAAGAACGCCTCCTCCTCGTCCAGGACATACAG AGTGTGGATCTTCCAAGAATCGATCGGATCGTTCGATGTTCCTTTCGCTCTCGGG GGATTCCGGCGGCACCAGTAGAGCTCCTTCCTGAGAGCACCGTGTCTACTGTGGAGAAGCGAACGATGGAAGAAAGAGAGAGGTGGTGGAAGACTGGTGTAAAGGCCATCTCAAATGGAAAGTTGGGCGTGCTACTTTTATCGGGAGGACAG GGAACTCGCCTTGGAAGTTCAGAACCGAAGGGTTGTTTCA ACATTGGACTTCCATCTGGAAAATCACTTTTCCAACTGCAAGCTGAGCGAATTTTATGTATTGAAAGATTGGCAGCTCAATCAGTAAACGAGG GTTCTGTAAGTTCTACACCTATACATTGGTACATAATGACAAGTCCATTTACCGATGAACCCACACGCAAATTCTTTGAAAGTCATAAATATTTTGGCCTTGAAGCTGATCAA GTCACCTTCTTCCAGCAGGGTACAATACCTTGTGTCTCAAGAGATGGTAGATTCATCATGGAAACTCCATTCAAA GTAGCAAAGTCCCCTGATGGAAATGGAGGAATTTATTCAG CTTTGAAATCTTCAAGGCTGTTGGAAGATATGGCTGCGAGAGGCATAAAATACTTGGACTGCTATGGAGTTGATAATGCTTTA GTTCGTGTTGCAGATCCAACTTTCCTGGGTTATTTTATTGAGAAAGGTGTCGCTGCTGCTGCAAAAGTTGTCAGGAAG GCATACCCACAAGAAAAGGTCGGCGTTTTTGTGCGACGAGGGAAAGGTGGACCAGTATCTGTTGTTGAATACAGTGAATTGGACCCATCACTGGCTAGTGCAATTAATCAGGAAACAGGCCGCCTTCGCTTTTGTTGGAGTAAT GTTTGTCTACATATGTTCACTTTAGACTTTTTAAACCAAGTTGCTGATGGCCTCGAGAAAGACAGCGT CTATCATTTAGCAGAGAAGAATATTCCTTCTATTCACGGACATGTCAATGGATATAAGCTAGAGCAATTTATATTTGACGCCTTTCCTTATGCTCCTTCTACTGCACTTTTTGAG GTGCCGCGTGAAGAAGAATTTGCACCGGTGAAAAATGCAAATGGATCAAATTTCGATACTCCAGACAGTGCTCGACTGCTTGTTCTTCGTTTGCACACCCGTTGGGTGGTTGCTGCCGGTGGCTTCTTGACTCATTCCGTTCCCCTATATGCGACTG GTGTGGAAGTTTCACCTCTATGCTCATATGCTGGGGAGAATCTGGAGGCAATCTGCCGCGGAAGAACATTTCACGCTCCCTGTGAGATTGGGTATTAG